A DNA window from Pseudomonas sp. GD03919 contains the following coding sequences:
- a CDS encoding 4'-phosphopantetheinyl transferase family protein: MNAYHPACCSPLDTHNPLPNAPAGAQLISTRFTPDLLADEDFTRCDIAPVRGVAKRQAEYLAGRLCAREALRRVTGQPGVPAVGEGRAPQWPLGVVGSITHGDNWAAALVAQREQWRALGLDVERLLPAERAQRLQGEILTPAELQRLQDLDENARALRISLSFSLKESLLKALYPLTLTRFYFHDAELLDIDQDSVRLRLLIDLHPDWRTGTELDGQFALFDNKVLSLVAVAA; this comes from the coding sequence ATGAATGCCTATCACCCCGCCTGCTGCAGCCCTCTGGATACGCACAATCCGCTGCCAAACGCGCCTGCCGGCGCGCAGTTGATCAGCACCCGTTTCACCCCCGACCTGCTCGCCGACGAGGATTTCACGCGCTGCGATATCGCCCCGGTGCGCGGCGTGGCCAAGCGTCAGGCCGAATACCTGGCCGGACGCCTGTGTGCCCGCGAGGCCCTGCGCCGCGTGACCGGCCAACCCGGCGTGCCGGCCGTCGGTGAAGGCCGCGCGCCGCAGTGGCCGCTCGGCGTGGTCGGCTCCATCACCCACGGCGACAACTGGGCAGCGGCGCTGGTCGCCCAGCGTGAGCAATGGCGCGCCCTGGGCCTGGACGTCGAGCGCCTGCTACCGGCCGAACGCGCCCAACGCCTGCAGGGCGAAATCCTCACCCCCGCCGAGCTGCAACGCCTGCAAGACCTCGACGAAAACGCCCGCGCCCTGCGCATCAGCCTGAGCTTCTCGCTCAAGGAAAGCCTGCTCAAGGCGCTCTATCCGCTGACCCTGACACGCTTCTATTTCCATGATGCCGAACTGCTGGACATCGACCAGGACAGCGTGCGCCTGCGCCTGCTGATCGACCTGCACCCGGACTGGCGAACGGGCACCGAGCTGGATGGCCAATTCGCGCTGTTCGATAACAAGGTGCTGAGCCTGGTGGCCGTGGCGGCATGA
- a CDS encoding MFS transporter, with protein sequence MTQQSQFALLGKKRFLPFFLTQLLGAFNDNIFKQSLILAILFKLNTGADRDLLVNLCALLFILPFFLFSALGGQFGEKFAKDSLIRKIKFAEILIMLAGAVGVLLDNLPLMLVVLFAMGTQSALFGPVKYSILPQHLREQELVGGNALVEMGTFLAILAGTIGAGIMMASSSYAPIVAGSVVAVALLGYLASLGIPRASAAMPELPLDWNIFRQSWVIMKLGLGQCPAVSRSLVGNSWFWFLGAIYLTQIPAYAKEWLHGDESVVTLILTVFSLGIGLGSMLCERMSGHKVEIGLVPFGSIGLTLFGMLLWWFSGGFPQGAAPHDWLALLGHGQAWWILGCILGIGLFGGFYIVPLYALIQSRTAEHERARVIAANNILNALFMVASAIVAILFLSVAGLSIPQLFLAISLMNVAVNSYIFKIVPEFSMRFLIWLLGHSMYRVEHKGLDAIPDEGEAVLVCNHVSFVDALLIGGAVRRPVRFVMYYKIYDLPVLNFVFRTAGTVPIAGRNEDLLIYDAAFKKIAEYLRNGELVCIFPEGKLTGDGEINEFKAGVERILEENPVPVIPMALQGLWGSFFSRDPHKGLFKRFWSRVCLVAGAPVAPEQAKRDVLQAQVAELRGGWR encoded by the coding sequence ATGACCCAACAATCGCAATTCGCCTTGCTCGGCAAGAAGCGATTCTTGCCGTTTTTTCTGACGCAATTGCTCGGCGCCTTCAACGACAACATCTTCAAGCAGTCGCTGATTCTCGCCATCCTCTTCAAGCTCAACACTGGCGCCGACCGCGATCTGCTGGTCAACCTCTGCGCCTTGCTGTTCATCCTGCCGTTCTTTCTGTTCTCCGCCCTCGGTGGCCAGTTCGGTGAGAAATTCGCCAAGGACTCGCTGATTCGTAAGATCAAGTTCGCCGAGATCCTGATCATGCTCGCCGGTGCCGTCGGGGTGCTGCTGGACAACCTGCCGCTGATGCTTGTCGTGTTGTTCGCCATGGGCACGCAGTCGGCGCTGTTCGGCCCGGTGAAGTATTCGATTCTGCCGCAGCACCTCAGGGAGCAGGAGCTGGTGGGCGGCAACGCCCTGGTGGAAATGGGCACCTTTCTGGCGATTCTGGCTGGCACCATCGGCGCCGGGATCATGATGGCCAGCAGCAGTTATGCACCCATCGTCGCCGGTTCGGTGGTGGCTGTGGCGCTGCTTGGCTACCTGGCCAGCCTGGGTATTCCCAGGGCGTCGGCGGCGATGCCTGAGTTGCCGCTGGACTGGAACATCTTCCGCCAGTCCTGGGTGATCATGAAGCTCGGCCTGGGCCAGTGTCCGGCGGTGTCGCGCTCGCTGGTGGGCAACTCCTGGTTCTGGTTTCTCGGCGCTATCTACCTGACGCAGATTCCGGCCTATGCCAAGGAATGGCTGCATGGCGACGAGAGCGTGGTGACGCTGATTCTCACCGTGTTCTCGCTGGGGATCGGCCTGGGTTCGATGCTCTGCGAGCGCATGAGCGGACACAAGGTGGAGATCGGCCTGGTGCCGTTCGGCTCCATCGGCCTGACCCTGTTCGGCATGCTGCTGTGGTGGTTCTCCGGCGGTTTCCCACAGGGCGCTGCGCCGCATGACTGGCTGGCGCTGCTGGGCCATGGCCAGGCCTGGTGGATTCTCGGCTGCATTCTCGGCATCGGTCTGTTCGGTGGCTTCTATATCGTGCCGCTGTATGCACTGATCCAGTCGCGCACCGCCGAGCACGAGCGGGCACGGGTGATTGCCGCCAACAACATCCTCAACGCGCTGTTCATGGTCGCCTCGGCCATCGTCGCGATTCTCTTTCTCAGCGTCGCCGGGCTGTCGATTCCGCAGCTGTTCCTGGCCATCTCGCTGATGAACGTGGCGGTCAACAGCTACATCTTCAAGATCGTCCCCGAATTCAGCATGCGCTTTCTCATCTGGCTGCTGGGGCATTCGATGTACCGGGTCGAGCACAAGGGGCTCGATGCCATTCCCGACGAGGGCGAGGCGGTGCTGGTGTGCAACCACGTGTCCTTCGTCGATGCGCTGCTGATCGGCGGCGCGGTGCGGCGGCCGGTGCGCTTCGTCATGTACTACAAGATCTACGATCTGCCGGTACTCAACTTCGTCTTCCGCACTGCTGGCACCGTGCCGATCGCAGGGCGCAACGAGGACCTGCTGATCTACGACGCGGCGTTCAAGAAGATCGCCGAGTACCTGCGCAACGGCGAGCTGGTATGCATCTTCCCCGAGGGCAAGCTGACCGGCGATGGTGAGATCAACGAGTTCAAGGCCGGGGTCGAGCGCATTCTCGAGGAGAACCCGGTGCCGGTGATCCCCATGGCGCTGCAGGGCCTGTGGGGCAGTTTCTTCAGCCGCGATCCGCACAAGGGGCTGTTCAAGCGTTTCTGGTCGCGGGTGTGCCTGGTGGCCGGTGCGCCGGTAGCCCCGGAGCAAGCCAAGCGAGACGTGCTGCAGGCGCAGGTGGCTGAGTTGCGCGGCGGCTGGCGATAG
- the sugE gene encoding quaternary ammonium compound efflux SMR transporter SugE encodes MSWIILFLAGLFEVGWAIGLKYTEGFTRPLPTLLTVCAMLVSLGLLGLAMKELPLGTAYAIWTGVGAVGTVIAGIILFGESMALLRLISVALIVCGLIGLKLSH; translated from the coding sequence ATGTCCTGGATCATTCTGTTTCTCGCCGGCCTGTTCGAGGTCGGCTGGGCCATCGGCCTGAAGTACACCGAAGGCTTCACCCGCCCCCTGCCAACGCTGCTGACCGTCTGCGCCATGCTGGTCAGCCTGGGCCTGCTCGGCCTGGCCATGAAGGAATTGCCGCTGGGCACCGCCTACGCCATCTGGACCGGCGTAGGCGCCGTGGGCACGGTGATCGCCGGCATCATACTGTTCGGTGAATCCATGGCGCTGCTGCGCCTGATCAGCGTCGCGCTGATCGTCTGCGGGCTGATCGGGCTCAAGTTGAGCCACTGA
- a CDS encoding bile acid:sodium symporter family protein, with translation MQALIALSRFIGNTFAVWVLLFAVMAFFQPSWFLPLTAWIVPLLGLIMFGMGLTLKGADFQEVARRPLAVLLGVLAQFIIMPGTAWLLCQAFALPPEIAVGVILVGCCPGGTASNVITWFARGDLALSVSITAVTTLLAPIVTPALIWMLASEWLPVSFSAMFISILKMVLLPIALGLIAQRLLGERVKTAVEVLPLISVVSIVAIVAAVVAASQGKIAESGLLIMAVVILHNGIGLGLGYLAGRLFGMSLAQRKTLSIEVGMQNSGLGAALASAHFSPLAAVPSALFSVWHNLSGPLLATIYRRMSQDSEKSSS, from the coding sequence ATGCAAGCACTGATCGCCCTCAGCCGTTTTATCGGCAACACCTTCGCCGTCTGGGTGTTGCTGTTCGCCGTCATGGCCTTCTTCCAACCCAGCTGGTTCCTGCCACTGACCGCCTGGATCGTCCCGCTGCTCGGGCTGATCATGTTCGGCATGGGCCTGACCCTCAAAGGCGCGGACTTCCAGGAAGTCGCCCGCCGCCCGCTGGCCGTGCTGCTTGGCGTGCTGGCTCAGTTCATCATCATGCCCGGCACCGCCTGGCTGTTGTGCCAGGCATTCGCCCTGCCGCCGGAAATCGCCGTGGGCGTGATTCTGGTGGGCTGCTGCCCAGGCGGTACCGCCTCCAACGTGATCACCTGGTTCGCCCGTGGCGACCTGGCGCTGTCAGTCTCGATCACCGCCGTCACCACCCTGCTCGCCCCCATCGTCACCCCGGCGCTGATCTGGATGCTGGCCTCGGAATGGCTGCCAGTATCGTTCAGCGCCATGTTCATCTCCATCCTCAAGATGGTGCTGCTGCCCATCGCCCTGGGTCTGATCGCCCAGCGCCTGCTCGGCGAACGAGTTAAGACCGCGGTCGAGGTGCTGCCGCTGATTTCCGTGGTGAGCATCGTCGCCATCGTCGCTGCGGTCGTCGCCGCCAGCCAGGGCAAGATCGCCGAATCCGGCCTGCTGATCATGGCCGTGGTGATCCTGCACAACGGCATCGGCCTGGGCCTGGGTTACCTGGCCGGGCGCCTGTTCGGCATGTCGCTGGCGCAGCGCAAGACGCTGTCGATCGAAGTCGGCATGCAGAACTCCGGCCTCGGCGCCGCCCTGGCCAGCGCACACTTCAGCCCGCTGGCCGCCGTGCCCAGCGCCTTGTTCAGCGTCTGGCACAACCTGTCCGGCCCGCTACTGGCGACCATTTATCGTCGAATGAGTCAGGATTCAGAGAAAAGTTCCAGCTGA
- a CDS encoding MurR/RpiR family transcriptional regulator, translating into MRNLLEQIQSRLDDLNKAERKVAEVILHDPQQATRFSIAALAQAAAVSEPTVNRFCRSFGANGYPELKMQLAQSLASGAAYVSRAVSADDGPEAYTRKIFGSTIASLDSACQSLDPQHVSRAVDLLIQARQIHFFGLGASASVALDAQHKFFRFNLAVSAHSDVLMQRMIASVAHTGDLFVIISYTGRTRELVEVARLARENGASVLGLTAAGSPLARASTLSLDIPLPEDTDIYMPMTSRIIQLTVLDVLATGVTLRRGVDFQPHLRRIKESLGASRYPADEEPL; encoded by the coding sequence GTGCGCAACCTGCTGGAACAAATCCAGAGCCGCCTGGACGATCTGAACAAGGCCGAACGCAAGGTCGCCGAAGTGATCCTGCATGATCCGCAGCAGGCCACGCGCTTCAGCATCGCCGCGCTAGCCCAGGCCGCCGCCGTCAGTGAGCCGACGGTCAACCGTTTCTGCCGCTCGTTCGGCGCCAACGGCTACCCGGAACTGAAGATGCAACTGGCACAGAGCCTGGCCAGCGGCGCCGCCTACGTCAGCCGCGCGGTATCGGCGGACGACGGCCCCGAGGCCTACACCCGCAAGATCTTCGGCAGCACCATCGCCTCGCTGGACAGCGCCTGCCAGAGCCTCGACCCGCAGCACGTCAGCCGCGCGGTCGACCTGCTGATCCAGGCGCGGCAGATCCATTTCTTCGGCCTCGGCGCCTCGGCCTCGGTGGCGCTCGACGCGCAGCACAAGTTCTTTCGCTTCAACCTGGCAGTGTCGGCGCATTCCGACGTACTGATGCAGCGCATGATCGCCTCGGTAGCGCATACCGGCGACCTGTTCGTGATCATTTCCTACACCGGGCGCACCCGCGAGCTGGTGGAAGTGGCACGCCTGGCACGTGAGAACGGCGCCTCGGTGCTCGGCCTCACCGCTGCCGGCTCGCCGCTGGCCAGGGCCAGCACCCTGAGCCTGGACATTCCACTGCCGGAAGACACCGACATCTACATGCCGATGACCTCGCGCATCATCCAGCTCACCGTGCTCGACGTACTCGCCACCGGCGTTACCCTGCGCCGTGGCGTGGACTTCCAGCCGCACCTGCGCAGGATCAAGGAGAGCCTCGGCGCCAGCCGTTATCCGGCGGATGAAGAGCCGCTCTAG
- the zwf gene encoding glucose-6-phosphate dehydrogenase encodes MAAIKLESCTFALFGALGDLALRKLFPALYQLDRAGLLHDDTRILALAREAGEPQRHLAAIEQALRLHVPAKELEEGALARFQARLHYLTMDFLQAEDYLALAELAGAQDQLVAYFATPASVYGGICANLAAVGLAEGTRVVLEKPIGHDLASSRAVNDAVAQVFPENRVYRIDHYLGKETVQNLIALRFANSLLETQWNQNHISHVEITVAEKVGIEGRWGYFDQAGQLRDMIQNHLLQLLCLIAMDPPSDLSADSIRDEKVKVLKALEPISVEQLGQRVVRGQYVAGSSDGRPVPGYLEEENSNTQSDTETFVALRADIRNWRWAGVPFYLRTGKRMPQKLSQIVIHFKAPPHYIFAPEQRQLIGNKLIIRLQPDEGIALQVLTKDQGLDKGMQLRSGPLQLSFSDTYRSARIPDAYERLLLEVMRGNQNLFVRKDEIEYAWQWCDQLIAGWKQLGEAPKPYTAGSWGPMASVALITRDGRSWYGDL; translated from the coding sequence ATGGCCGCGATAAAGCTTGAATCCTGCACCTTTGCCCTGTTCGGCGCCCTCGGCGATCTGGCTCTGCGCAAGCTGTTTCCTGCGCTTTACCAGCTCGATCGCGCCGGTTTGCTGCACGACGACACCCGCATCCTCGCCCTGGCCCGCGAAGCCGGTGAGCCGCAGCGCCACCTGGCCGCCATCGAGCAGGCGCTGCGCCTGCACGTGCCGGCCAAGGAGCTGGAGGAGGGCGCGCTGGCGCGTTTCCAGGCGCGCCTGCACTACCTGACCATGGATTTTCTTCAGGCCGAGGACTACCTGGCCCTGGCCGAGCTGGCCGGCGCACAGGACCAGCTGGTCGCCTACTTCGCCACCCCGGCATCGGTGTATGGCGGCATCTGCGCCAACCTGGCCGCCGTCGGGCTGGCCGAGGGCACGCGGGTGGTGCTGGAGAAACCGATCGGCCACGATCTGGCATCCTCGCGGGCGGTCAACGATGCCGTGGCCCAGGTGTTCCCGGAGAACCGCGTCTATCGCATCGACCATTACCTGGGCAAGGAGACGGTGCAGAACCTGATTGCCCTGCGTTTTGCCAACAGCCTGCTCGAAACCCAGTGGAACCAGAACCACATCTCCCACGTGGAAATCACCGTGGCCGAGAAGGTCGGCATCGAGGGGCGCTGGGGCTACTTCGATCAGGCCGGGCAACTGCGCGACATGATCCAGAACCACCTGCTGCAGCTGCTTTGCCTGATCGCCATGGACCCGCCCAGCGACCTGTCCGCCGACAGCATTCGCGATGAGAAGGTCAAGGTGCTCAAGGCGCTGGAACCGATCAGCGTCGAGCAGCTCGGCCAGCGCGTGGTGCGTGGCCAGTACGTCGCTGGCAGCAGCGATGGACGGCCGGTACCGGGCTATCTGGAGGAAGAGAACTCCAATACCCAGAGCGACACCGAAACCTTCGTCGCCCTGCGTGCCGACATCCGCAACTGGCGCTGGGCCGGCGTGCCCTTCTACCTGCGCACCGGCAAGCGCATGCCGCAGAAGCTGTCGCAGATCGTCATCCACTTCAAGGCGCCGCCGCACTACATCTTCGCCCCTGAGCAGCGCCAGCTGATCGGCAACAAGCTGATCATCCGCCTGCAGCCGGACGAGGGCATCGCCCTGCAGGTGCTGACCAAGGATCAGGGCCTGGATAAGGGCATGCAGCTGCGCAGCGGCCCGCTGCAGCTGAGCTTCTCCGATACCTACCGCAGCGCGCGGATTCCCGATGCCTACGAACGTCTGCTGCTGGAAGTGATGCGCGGCAACCAGAACCTGTTCGTGCGCAAGGACGAAATCGAATACGCCTGGCAGTGGTGCGACCAGCTGATCGCCGGCTGGAAGCAGCTCGGCGAGGCGCCGAAACCCTATACCGCCGGTAGCTGGGGCCCGATGGCCTCGGTGGCGTTGATCACTCGCGACGGGAGGAGCTGGTATGGCGATCTCTGA
- the pgl gene encoding 6-phosphogluconolactonase, producing MAISDLDLPPGVLARSHAAAEQLADALALRVADALRQAIDNRGSATLVVSGGRSPVAFFEALAQQALPWAQVLVSLADERWVPVNHASSNEALARRHLLRGAASEAKFLGLYRVAGSLEQAAELADAAFAELPPIDVLVLGMGDDGHTASLFPDSPNLDQALRADCPRRVLPMQAPSQPAQRLTLTLPLLASARLPLLAIQGQAKLNVLTTALMPGDIAQLPIRAFLNSPLEIHWCP from the coding sequence ATGGCGATCTCTGATCTCGACCTGCCGCCGGGCGTGCTTGCCCGCAGCCACGCCGCGGCCGAGCAACTGGCCGACGCCCTGGCCCTGCGCGTGGCCGACGCCCTGCGCCAGGCCATCGACAACCGCGGCAGCGCCACCCTGGTGGTGTCCGGCGGGCGCAGCCCGGTGGCCTTCTTCGAGGCCCTGGCGCAGCAGGCGCTGCCCTGGGCGCAGGTGCTGGTGAGCCTGGCCGACGAGCGCTGGGTGCCGGTCAACCACGCCAGCAGCAACGAGGCGCTGGCGCGTCGTCATCTGCTGCGTGGCGCGGCCTCCGAGGCGAAGTTCCTCGGCCTGTACCGGGTTGCCGGCAGCCTGGAGCAGGCGGCGGAGCTGGCCGATGCGGCCTTTGCCGAATTGCCGCCGATCGACGTGCTGGTGCTCGGCATGGGCGACGACGGCCACACCGCCTCGCTGTTCCCGGACAGTCCCAATCTCGACCAGGCGCTGCGCGCCGACTGCCCGCGCCGGGTGCTGCCGATGCAGGCGCCGAGCCAGCCGGCGCAGCGCCTGACCCTGACCCTGCCGCTGCTGGCGAGCGCGCGTTTGCCGCTGCTGGCGATCCAGGGCCAGGCGAAATTGAACGTCCTGACTACGGCGCTGATGCCCGGCGACATCGCCCAACTGCCGATCCGCGCCTTCCTCAATTCTCCTCTTGAAATCCATTGGTGCCCCTGA
- a CDS encoding bifunctional 4-hydroxy-2-oxoglutarate aldolase/2-dehydro-3-deoxy-phosphogluconate aldolase — protein MTSLDQGQRARMADKIAEIDRICAQARIMPVITIAREADILPLADALAAGGLRVLEVTLRSEHGLEAIRRLRAERPELCVGAGTVLDEQMLAAAVAAGAQFIVTPGSTRELLLAALDSPVPLLPGVSSASELMIGYALGYRRFKLFPAEVCGGVAALKALAGPFGGVRFCPTGGITPDNLQRYMAQPNVMCVGGTWMFQREWVEQGDWARIRQCSAEALQLLD, from the coding sequence ATGACCAGCCTCGACCAAGGCCAGCGCGCGCGCATGGCCGACAAAATCGCCGAGATCGACCGCATCTGCGCCCAGGCGCGGATCATGCCGGTGATCACCATCGCCCGCGAGGCGGACATCCTGCCGCTGGCCGACGCCCTGGCCGCCGGCGGCCTGCGCGTGCTGGAGGTGACCCTGCGTTCCGAGCATGGCCTGGAGGCGATCCGTCGCCTGCGTGCCGAGCGTCCCGAGCTGTGCGTCGGCGCCGGCACCGTGCTCGACGAGCAGATGCTGGCCGCCGCCGTCGCTGCGGGGGCGCAGTTCATCGTCACCCCGGGCAGCACCCGCGAGCTGCTGCTGGCCGCCCTGGACAGCCCGGTGCCGCTGCTACCGGGGGTGAGCAGCGCCTCCGAGCTGATGATCGGCTACGCCCTCGGCTACCGCCGCTTCAAGCTGTTCCCGGCCGAGGTCTGCGGCGGCGTCGCCGCGCTCAAGGCGCTGGCCGGCCCGTTCGGCGGCGTGCGTTTCTGCCCCACCGGCGGCATCACCCCGGACAACCTGCAGCGCTACATGGCCCAGCCCAACGTGATGTGCGTCGGCGGCACCTGGATGTTCCAGCGCGAATGGGTCGAGCAGGGCGACTGGGCGCGTATCCGGCAGTGCAGCGCCGAGGCCTTGCAGCTGCTGGATTGA
- a CDS encoding aldo/keto reductase, producing the protein MTSFPLRQPLLLGMMRLLDYPELAAPQALLGFVERCVERGLNGFDHADIYGLGECEARFGAALRLRPALRQRLQLISKADIVPAAQDVSRWRVKHYDSSARYLTRAVEASLQRLGVERLDGFLLHRPDPLLQLDEVTRALQALVAAGKVGWLGLSNAEPLHWQVLGRELPLRCNQIELSLNAQQAAWDGRLQALQADGLQVLAWSPLAGGQFAAALQQALDEVAAALQATPTQVALAWLRRLPGQPLPILGSLRETRIDEALAGAELQLDAPTWFHLSEAARGMRAP; encoded by the coding sequence ATGACTAGCTTTCCGCTCCGCCAGCCGCTGCTGCTGGGCATGATGCGCCTGCTCGACTATCCCGAGCTGGCCGCGCCGCAGGCGCTGCTCGGTTTTGTCGAGCGCTGCGTGGAGCGCGGGCTGAACGGTTTCGATCACGCCGATATCTACGGCCTGGGCGAGTGCGAGGCGCGCTTCGGCGCCGCCCTGCGCCTGCGTCCGGCGCTGCGCCAGCGCCTGCAGCTGATCAGCAAGGCCGACATAGTGCCGGCGGCGCAGGACGTCTCGCGCTGGCGGGTCAAGCACTACGACAGCAGCGCCCGCTACCTGACCCGGGCGGTGGAGGCCTCGCTGCAGCGCCTGGGCGTCGAGCGGCTGGACGGCTTCCTGCTGCATCGGCCCGATCCGCTGCTGCAGCTGGACGAGGTGACGCGGGCGCTGCAGGCGCTGGTCGCGGCCGGCAAGGTCGGCTGGCTCGGCCTGTCCAATGCCGAGCCGCTGCACTGGCAGGTGCTCGGCCGCGAGCTGCCACTGCGCTGCAATCAGATCGAGCTGTCGTTGAATGCTCAACAGGCGGCCTGGGATGGCCGTCTGCAGGCGCTGCAGGCCGACGGCCTGCAGGTGCTGGCCTGGTCGCCGCTGGCCGGCGGGCAGTTCGCGGCGGCCCTGCAGCAGGCGCTGGACGAGGTGGCCGCGGCGCTGCAGGCCACCCCGACTCAGGTCGCCCTGGCCTGGCTGCGCCGTTTGCCGGGTCAGCCGCTGCCGATTCTCGGCAGCCTGCGCGAGACGCGCATCGACGAGGCCCTGGCCGGCGCCGAACTGCAACTGGATGCGCCGACCTGGTTCCATCTCAGCGAGGCGGCGCGCGGCATGCGCGCGCCCTGA
- the arsJ gene encoding organoarsenical effux MFS transporter ArsJ, translating into MLALSRLAPEVRQYLLVTGNYWAFTLTDGALRMLVVLHFHSLGYTPLQIAALFLFYEIFGVVTNLVGGWLGARIGLNRTMNLGLALQVLALLMLSVPAAMLTVPWVMGAQALSGIAKDLNKMSAKSSIKLLVPGDRQATLYAWVARLTGSKNALKGVGFFLGGALLSLLGFAGAVLAMALALGAIWLASLALLKKDLGKAKAKPKFRDLLSKSRAINILSAARLFLFGARDLWFVVALPVYLATVFGWDFWWVGGFLAVWIIGYGIVQSLAPAITGMRSGQVPDGRAAFVWAALLAGLPAAIALGLGSALPAQAVLIGGLLAFGVLFAVNSSLHSYLIVSYAQEDGVSLDVGFYYMSNALGRLLGTLLSGWVFQSWGLAACLWLSSAFVLAAALISLGLPRHRA; encoded by the coding sequence ATGCTCGCCTTATCCCGCCTGGCCCCCGAAGTGCGCCAGTACCTGCTGGTCACCGGCAACTACTGGGCCTTCACCCTCACCGACGGCGCGCTGCGCATGCTGGTGGTGCTGCATTTCCACAGCTTGGGCTACACGCCGCTGCAGATCGCCGCGCTGTTTCTGTTCTACGAGATCTTCGGCGTGGTCACCAACCTGGTGGGCGGCTGGCTGGGCGCGCGCATCGGCCTGAACCGCACCATGAACCTGGGCCTGGCGCTGCAGGTGCTGGCCCTGCTGATGCTCAGCGTGCCGGCGGCTATGCTCACGGTACCCTGGGTGATGGGCGCGCAGGCGCTGTCGGGCATCGCCAAGGATCTCAACAAGATGAGCGCCAAGAGCTCGATCAAGCTCTTGGTGCCCGGCGACCGGCAGGCCACCCTGTACGCCTGGGTCGCGCGCCTGACCGGCTCGAAGAACGCGCTCAAGGGCGTCGGTTTCTTTCTCGGCGGCGCCCTGCTCAGCCTGCTCGGCTTCGCCGGCGCGGTGCTGGCCATGGCCCTGGCGCTCGGCGCAATCTGGCTGGCCAGCCTGGCGCTGCTGAAGAAGGACCTGGGCAAGGCCAAGGCCAAACCCAAGTTCCGCGACCTGCTGTCCAAGAGCCGGGCGATCAATATCCTCTCGGCCGCCCGCCTGTTTCTGTTCGGCGCGCGCGACCTGTGGTTCGTGGTGGCCCTGCCGGTGTACCTGGCCACTGTGTTCGGCTGGGACTTCTGGTGGGTCGGCGGCTTCCTCGCCGTCTGGATCATCGGCTATGGCATCGTCCAGAGCCTGGCCCCGGCGATCACCGGCATGCGCAGCGGCCAGGTGCCGGACGGCCGCGCCGCTTTCGTCTGGGCCGCGCTACTGGCCGGCCTGCCGGCGGCCATCGCCCTCGGCCTGGGCAGCGCACTACCGGCGCAGGCGGTGCTGATCGGCGGCCTGCTGGCGTTCGGCGTGCTGTTCGCGGTCAACTCCTCGCTGCACAGCTACCTAATCGTCAGCTACGCCCAGGAAGACGGCGTGTCGCTGGACGTCGGCTTCTACTACATGTCCAACGCCCTCGGCCGATTGCTCGGCACCCTGCTCTCCGGCTGGGTGTTCCAGAGCTGGGGCCTGGCGGCCTGCCTGTGGCTGTCGAGCGCCTTCGTGCTGGCCGCCGCGCTGATCTCGCTGGGGCTGCCGCGGCATCGCGCCTAG